In the genome of Halictus rubicundus isolate RS-2024b chromosome 9, iyHalRubi1_principal, whole genome shotgun sequence, one region contains:
- the LOC143357325 gene encoding protein dissatisfaction, whose product MGTGDRLLDILCTVCGDRSSGKHYGTYSCDGCSGFFKRSIHENRKYVCKEQGALKGRCPINKKLRNQCRACRLAMCYKAKMNRDAVQHVRGPRKPKPHSVISEKQQSPIENDDRLRTGPGSGYVLLPPRRLRCNQRIMPYPRPVGLVQKPPEDSQSPVSLALSHSPSATTLYSASPNVTLPPQPPLLQILMSAEKCQELAWNARLQPESEYSLEQTEVSQNSSGTLQTIPSIREPLQETTARLLFMAVRWVHSLPPVQALSKNDQLLLLEASWTQLFLLHLAQWFISCNITGLLEDEQIRERLSKDEATTNQDLITIQSIIFRFRQLAPDVGECGCMKAVALFTPETEGLQAVESIKMLQDQAQCILGDYTSSRYLQQSSRCGALMYLVGYLKSVSSKTVERLFFRETIGEIPISRLLDNMCQMLNPKN is encoded by the exons ATGGGCACAG GAGACAGATTGCTCGATATACTATGTACTGTATGCGGTGATCGTAGCTCTGGAAAACACTACGGCACCTACAGTTGCGACG GCTGCTCGGGATTTTTCAAGAGGAGCATCCACGAAAATCGGAAATACGTCTGTAAAGAACAGGGTGCTCTGAAAGGGCGCTGCCCCATCAATAAGAAATTGAGAAACCAATGTCGAGCTTGTCGTCTTGCTATGTGCTACAAAGCTAAAATGAACAGAGATG CAGTACAACATGTACGTGGTCCGAGGAAGCCGAAACCTCATTCAGTGATTTCCGAGAAGCAACAATCGCCGATTGAAAACGACGATCGATTAAGGACTGGGCCTGGGTCCGGTTATGTTCTACTACCTCCCAG AAGGTTAAGGTGCAACCAAAGGATCATGCCTTACCCACGACCAGTGGGGCTGGTACAGAAACCACCGGAAGACTCTCAATCCCCTGTATCGCTGGCTCTGTCGCATTCTCCTTCGGCCACGACCCTCTATTCGGCGTCCCCGAACGTCACCCTGCCGCCGCAACCGCCCCTTCTTCAGATACTAATGTCCGCCGAGAAGTGTCAG GAACTCGCGTGGAACGCGCGGCTGCAACCTGAGTCAGAATATTCCCTGGAACAAACGGAAGTCAGCCAGAATTCATCAGGGACTTTACAAACTATTCCATCTATTCGAGAGCCATTACAG GAGACAACTGCTCGTCTGCTGTTCATGGCTGTAAGATGGGTTCACTCTCTTCCACCTGTTCAAGCGCTTTCAAAAAACGATCAGCTACTATTATTAGAAGCTTCGTGGACGCAACTCTTTCTCCTACATCTGGCACAATGGTTCATATCCTGCAATATTACGGGATTATTGGAGGATGAGCAAATACGAGAAAGACTATCGAAAGACGAAGCTACGACGAATCAAGATTTAATTACAATTCAG TCCATAATATTCCGCTTCAGACAACTCGCTCCAGACGTGGGGGAATGTGGATGTATGAAGGCAGTGGCACTATTTACACCAG AGACGGAGGGCCTGCAAGCGGTCGAATCGATCAAGATGCTGCAAGACCAGGCCCAATGCATCCTGGGAGATTATACGTCGTCCCGATATCTACAGCAATCTAGCAGATGTGGGGCGTTAATGTATCTAGTCGGTTACCTGAAATCGGTCAGCTCAAAAACGGTCGAGCGTTTGTTCTTTCGCGAAACCATAGGCGAGATTCCCATCTCCCGTTTGTTGGATAACATGTGTCAAATGTTGAATCCCAAGAACTGA